A stretch of Lactuca sativa cultivar Salinas chromosome 6, Lsat_Salinas_v11, whole genome shotgun sequence DNA encodes these proteins:
- the LOC111893056 gene encoding probable protein phosphatase 2C 38, with protein sequence MNIVDDLYEKFMLSGNNYMNMVKPCWKPSVEGDVRKTGDQSGRTDGLLWYKDLGSHVSGEFSMAVIQANNLLEDQSQVESGPLSSMNSGPYGTFIGVYDGHGGPETSRFVNENLFPNLKKFASEDQEMSASVIKRAFLATEEEFLSVVREQWRICPQIASVGTCCLVGVISNGLVYVANAGDSRVVLGKAEKGVRGVSAIQLSTEHNASFASVRDELRSLHPDDPKIVVLKHNVWRVKGLIQISRSIGDAYLKKAEFNKEPLLAKFRVAPFSKQILNPDPSIFIHKLNPRDQFLIFASDGLWEHLSNEEAVDIVHNYPRSGIARRLVKAALQIAAKKREMRYSDLKKIDRGVRRHFHDDITVVVMFLDPPLTNRGLTRGLPLSIKGGQGLPRVNKS encoded by the exons ATGAATATTGTGGATGATTTATATGAAAAGTTCATGTTATCCGGGAATAATTACATGAATATGGTCAAACCCTGTTGGAAGCCATCGGTGGAAGGCGATGTACGGAAAACCGGAGATCAATCCGGAAGAACAGATGGATTGTTGTGGTACAAAGATTTGGGGTCTCATGTAAGTGGTGAATTTTCGATGGCTGTGATTCAAGCAAACAACTTGTTAGAAGATCAAAGCCAAGTCGAATCAGGTCCATTAAGTTCGATGAACTCAGGCCCTTATGGAACCTTCATCGGAGTTTATGATGGACATGGTGGACCTGAAACATCAAGATTCGTGAACGAAAACTTATTCCCAAATCTCAAGA AATTTGCGTCTGAAGATCAAGAAATGTCTGCGAGTGTTATCAAAAGGGCATTTTTAGCAACAGAAGAGGAGTTTCTTTCTGTCGTAAGAGAACAATGGCGGATTTGTCCACAGATAGCTTCAGTAGGAACGTGTTGTTTAGTGGGTGTGATCAGCAATGGGCTGGTGTACGTTGCTAATGCTGGGGACTCACGAGTTGTGTTAGGGAAAGCTGAAAAAGGAGTTAGAGGTGTTTCTGCTATACAATTATCAACTGAACATAATGCAAGTTTTGCTTCTGTAAGAGATGAACTTCGATCTTTGCATCCTGATGATCCTAAGATTGTTGTTCTCAAACATAATGTTTGGCGTGTTAAAGGTCTCATACAG ATTTCAAGATCCATTGGGGACGCGTATTTAAAGAAGGCGGAGTTTAATAAAGAACCACTTTTAGCAAAATTTAGGGTTGCcccattttcaaaacaaatccttAATCCGGATCCTTCAATCTTCATACACAAACTTAACCCTAGAGACCAATTTCTCATATTCGCATCCGATGGTTTATGGGAGCATCTTAGCAATGAAGAAGCCGTTGATATTGTTCATAACTACCCACGTAGT gggATTGCAAGAAGACTTGTGAAGGCTGCGCTTCAAATAGCAGCAAAGAAAAGAGAAATGAGATATTCGGACTTGAAGAAGATCGATAGAGGTGTTAGAAGACATTTCCATGATGACATCACTGTAGTTGTCATGTTTTTAGACCCTCCGTTGACCAATAGAGGTTTGACTCGTGGGTTGCCTCTATCTATAAAAGGAGGTCAAGGGTTGCCACGTGTCAATAAGTCGTAG